The Planococcus liqunii genome includes a region encoding these proteins:
- a CDS encoding MDR family MFS transporter, whose amino-acid sequence MKEQKKPPYGIIAILFTGAFVAIFNQTLLNIALPSIMIDFGIEASTAQWLVTAYMLVNGILIPASAYLIQRYSNRSIFIVAMSLFALGTLLAATAPVFSVLLAGRMVQAAGAALMMPLLMNVMLAAFPIEKRGSAMGFFGLVMVVAPAIGPTLSGFIVEHYSWRVLFWIVLPVALIPLALGIFKLKNLTFQDRNISLDTGSLILSTLGFGGILYGFSSAGTMGWTDPTVMATIAVGIISLVIFVFRQLKLDEPLLQIRIYKYPMFALSSAISVVVSMSMFSAMILMPIYIQTIKGISPIESGLLMLPGALVMGAMSPITGRLFDRFGAKVLAIPGLAIVVLTTYMFSQLSLDSSFLNIMLIYTLRMFGISMVMMPVMTNGLNTLPMKSYPHGTAINNTLQQVAGAVGSAFLISIMNARTETAAKDLAASGTNPADILNLAMLDGINFSFFVSTFIALVALALALFIKKPVRPATEAEKEIVYKQKEVTE is encoded by the coding sequence ATGAAAGAACAGAAAAAACCGCCTTATGGCATAATCGCCATACTCTTTACCGGAGCGTTTGTGGCAATCTTTAACCAGACTTTATTGAACATTGCGCTGCCGTCCATCATGATCGACTTTGGTATCGAAGCTTCTACAGCACAATGGCTTGTGACTGCATATATGCTCGTGAATGGTATTTTGATTCCGGCCAGTGCCTATTTGATCCAGCGTTACTCAAACCGCTCGATTTTCATCGTCGCAATGTCACTGTTTGCGCTGGGGACATTACTGGCTGCAACAGCCCCAGTTTTTAGTGTGCTTCTTGCCGGGCGTATGGTTCAGGCAGCAGGTGCAGCTTTAATGATGCCATTGCTGATGAACGTGATGCTGGCTGCATTCCCAATTGAAAAACGCGGTTCAGCTATGGGCTTTTTCGGACTTGTCATGGTCGTAGCCCCGGCAATCGGGCCGACACTATCAGGATTTATCGTTGAACATTACTCATGGCGTGTCCTGTTCTGGATTGTATTGCCGGTTGCGTTGATTCCGCTTGCTTTAGGGATATTTAAATTGAAGAACCTGACTTTCCAAGACCGCAACATCTCATTGGATACCGGGTCATTGATTCTTTCAACTCTCGGGTTTGGCGGGATCTTATACGGATTCAGTTCAGCCGGAACGATGGGGTGGACAGATCCGACGGTTATGGCTACTATCGCAGTCGGAATCATTTCTCTGGTAATTTTCGTTTTCCGCCAGCTGAAACTGGACGAACCTTTGCTTCAAATCCGAATTTACAAATATCCGATGTTTGCTTTGTCTTCCGCGATTTCTGTCGTTGTTTCGATGTCCATGTTTTCCGCGATGATCTTGATGCCAATTTACATTCAGACGATCAAAGGCATCTCCCCGATTGAATCCGGCCTTTTGATGTTGCCGGGTGCACTCGTTATGGGGGCGATGTCGCCGATCACCGGACGGCTGTTTGACCGCTTCGGCGCGAAAGTGCTGGCGATTCCAGGTCTTGCGATTGTTGTCTTGACTACCTATATGTTCAGCCAATTAAGCCTGGATTCGAGTTTCCTTAACATCATGCTGATTTATACATTGCGGATGTTCGGGATTTCAATGGTCATGATGCCGGTTATGACGAACGGCTTGAACACATTGCCGATGAAATCATACCCACATGGTACAGCCATCAATAACACGCTGCAGCAAGTAGCAGGCGCTGTCGGTTCTGCGTTCCTGATCTCCATCATGAACGCCCGTACGGAAACTGCTGCAAAAGACTTGGCTGCCAGCGGAACCAACCCAGCTGATATTTTGAATTTGGCGATGCTGGATGGCATCAACTTCTCGTTCTTTGTTTCCACTTTCATCGCACTCGTCGCACTGGCATTGGCGCTCTTCATCAAAAAGCCGGTCCGGCCTGCTACGGAAGCTGAAAAAGAGATTGTCTACAAACAAAAAGAAGTCACAGAATAA
- a CDS encoding DEAD/DEAH box helicase codes for MKFIEELNPIWQEKWEKAGFETAMPIQEQMIPEMLAGNDIVAESPTGSGKTLAYVLPILERVNPAKKSIQAMIIAPSQELSMQIVNVLREWTEGTDVTVAQLIGGANVQRQLEKLKKKPTIVVGTPGRLNELVKSKKLKMHEIRILVLDEGDQLMAREHRGVMKDLIEKTQNERQLVLVSATITEEVELVAERLMQHPTRIQVTAEDLPMLGKVTHSFIKVEERDKTDLLRRISHIDGMKALAFVNNLDQLLMKEEKLKFRDAKIVALHSEMKKEERKKALDSFRKGEVSVLIATEVAARGLDIDAVTHVIHVDVPQTVEQYLHRSGRTGRAGADGEVLTLLAYQDERHYKKFTKELPSKPVQKVLHGGQLIEGNSKTIAEKGNRR; via the coding sequence ATGAAATTTATAGAAGAACTAAATCCGATTTGGCAAGAAAAATGGGAAAAAGCAGGATTTGAAACAGCTATGCCGATCCAGGAACAAATGATTCCGGAAATGCTGGCCGGCAACGACATCGTCGCTGAGTCCCCAACGGGTTCCGGGAAAACCTTGGCTTATGTACTGCCGATCCTTGAGCGCGTTAACCCGGCTAAAAAATCCATTCAGGCAATGATCATTGCGCCGTCCCAGGAATTGTCGATGCAGATCGTCAATGTGCTGCGCGAATGGACGGAAGGAACGGACGTAACAGTGGCACAGTTGATTGGCGGAGCGAACGTGCAGCGCCAGCTGGAAAAACTGAAGAAGAAACCGACAATTGTGGTGGGAACGCCAGGCCGTTTGAACGAACTGGTCAAAAGCAAAAAACTGAAAATGCATGAAATCCGAATACTTGTACTCGATGAAGGTGACCAGTTGATGGCCCGTGAACATCGTGGTGTTATGAAAGATTTGATTGAAAAAACACAGAATGAGCGCCAGCTTGTTTTAGTGTCAGCGACGATTACAGAGGAAGTGGAACTGGTAGCTGAGCGTTTGATGCAGCACCCGACCCGCATCCAGGTAACAGCAGAAGACTTGCCGATGCTCGGCAAAGTGACGCATTCATTCATTAAAGTGGAAGAGCGGGATAAAACCGATTTGCTTCGCAGAATTTCACATATTGACGGGATGAAGGCATTGGCTTTCGTCAATAACCTCGATCAGCTGCTGATGAAAGAAGAAAAATTGAAATTCCGTGATGCAAAGATTGTTGCGCTGCATTCTGAAATGAAAAAAGAAGAGCGGAAAAAAGCACTAGATTCTTTCCGCAAAGGGGAAGTGTCGGTGCTGATTGCGACGGAAGTGGCAGCACGCGGCCTTGATATCGATGCAGTGACACATGTTATCCATGTCGATGTGCCTCAGACCGTTGAGCAGTATTTGCACCGTTCGGGACGTACCGGCAGAGCAGGAGCGGACGGAGAAGTTCTGACGCTTCTGGCTTACCAAGATGAGCGCCATTATAAGAAATTCACTAAAGAGCTGCCTTCAAAACCGGTACAGAAAGTTCTGCACGGCGGCCAGTTGATTGAAGGAAACAGCAAAACCATTGCTGAAAAGGGGAACAGACGATGA
- a CDS encoding aminopeptidase, protein MTFQEKLEQYADLTVYVGLNVQKGQTIMINTTVDTIEFTRLVVKKAYEAGAKRVYVNYTDPVQTRTHFEMAPDEAFQEYPQWSVVQRDEIIDTGGSFLWIDAEDPDLLTGIPAKRLSDSQKASGKALERYRQAVGSDKVAWSIVAIPSQKWAQKVFPDLESGKQMDALWEAIFKTVRIGEGDAVKKWQEHIATLEKRASLLNNRRFDKLHYTAPGTDLTIALPEKHIWMSGAAKTPQGNPFIANMPTEEVYTVPLKYGVEGVVRNTKPLVYQGNIIDEFTLTFEKGKIVKAQAAVGQELLAEMIGTDEGAAYLGEVALVPHQSPISDSNILFFNTLFDENASNHLAIGDSYPTCCEGARDLERTQLESIGLNTSIVHEDFMIGSAGMNIDGIRSDGTKEPIFREGNWAF, encoded by the coding sequence ATGACTTTCCAGGAAAAGTTGGAGCAATACGCAGATTTGACCGTATACGTCGGATTGAATGTCCAAAAAGGCCAAACCATCATGATCAATACTACGGTCGATACGATTGAATTTACCCGTTTGGTGGTTAAAAAAGCATACGAAGCAGGCGCAAAGCGCGTTTACGTCAACTACACGGACCCTGTGCAAACGCGCACGCATTTTGAAATGGCGCCAGACGAAGCTTTCCAGGAATATCCACAATGGTCTGTTGTCCAGCGCGACGAAATCATTGATACCGGCGGTTCTTTCTTATGGATTGATGCTGAAGATCCGGACTTATTGACCGGCATTCCGGCGAAAAGATTGTCGGACTCCCAGAAAGCTTCTGGAAAAGCTTTGGAACGTTACCGGCAGGCAGTTGGATCGGATAAAGTGGCTTGGTCGATTGTGGCCATTCCATCTCAAAAATGGGCGCAGAAAGTGTTCCCGGATTTGGAAAGCGGCAAGCAGATGGATGCACTATGGGAAGCGATTTTCAAAACCGTGCGCATTGGCGAAGGAGATGCGGTGAAAAAGTGGCAGGAGCATATCGCCACTTTGGAAAAGCGGGCAAGTTTATTAAATAACAGAAGGTTTGACAAGCTGCACTACACAGCCCCTGGAACAGATTTGACGATTGCATTGCCTGAAAAGCATATCTGGATGTCCGGTGCTGCAAAGACGCCGCAAGGAAATCCGTTCATCGCCAATATGCCGACTGAAGAAGTTTATACAGTTCCGTTGAAGTATGGCGTTGAAGGTGTTGTACGCAATACGAAACCACTCGTTTATCAAGGGAATATTATCGACGAATTCACATTGACGTTTGAAAAAGGAAAGATTGTTAAAGCGCAGGCAGCAGTCGGACAGGAGCTTCTCGCTGAAATGATTGGAACGGATGAAGGCGCTGCTTACCTTGGAGAAGTGGCTTTGGTGCCGCACCAGTCGCCGATTTCAGATTCAAACATTTTGTTTTTCAATACGCTTTTTGATGAAAATGCATCCAATCACTTGGCAATCGGCGATTCCTACCCGACTTGCTGCGAAGGCGCACGCGATTTGGAACGGACTCAACTGGAGTCGATTGGCCTGAATACATCCATCGTCCACGAAGATTTCATGATTGGCAGCGCCGGCATGAACATTGACGGAATCCGGAGCGATGGCACAAAAGAGCCGATTTTCCGCGAAGGAAACTGGGCATTCTAA
- a CDS encoding SGNH/GDSL hydrolase family protein: MSNLKNYWIAVLAFALLFGCTMSVQAEVKMPAVYIAVGDSLAAGQTPNSQIDTGYSDLIAQELASHQPVAFYSKNLAFPGFTTEDVLERIQSPEAKEVLSAANIITLSAGANDLLRLVQSNSAQGTLVFQQIQADFALNKARLNMEKILTEMKKTAPQADIYVMGYYFAYPHVRDSQKEGTAMQLDRLNMILEQSAEKAGATFVAIDRAFGDNGTDKVPNPADVHPNVKGYQAMANAFLDAYQPGWKVEDQELPAADPKTFEEIIQEQEENGADEADGQNDVSSATSHSQLDDHYLALREAIPYA, encoded by the coding sequence GTGAGTAATTTGAAGAACTACTGGATTGCGGTATTGGCATTCGCCTTGTTGTTCGGCTGCACGATGTCGGTTCAGGCAGAAGTGAAAATGCCTGCGGTTTACATCGCGGTAGGGGATTCGCTCGCTGCCGGCCAGACGCCGAATTCTCAAATTGATACAGGCTATTCGGATTTGATCGCACAGGAATTAGCAAGCCATCAGCCGGTAGCGTTTTATTCAAAAAATCTGGCTTTTCCCGGGTTTACGACTGAAGACGTCTTAGAACGAATTCAGTCACCGGAGGCAAAGGAAGTTTTAAGCGCTGCAAATATCATTACCTTGTCTGCCGGAGCGAACGATCTGCTGCGGCTCGTCCAGTCGAATTCCGCACAAGGAACATTGGTATTTCAGCAAATCCAGGCCGATTTTGCGTTGAATAAAGCACGCCTAAACATGGAAAAAATCTTAACAGAAATGAAAAAAACGGCACCGCAGGCGGACATTTATGTAATGGGTTATTATTTTGCCTATCCCCACGTACGGGATTCACAAAAAGAAGGCACCGCGATGCAGCTTGATCGCCTGAACATGATTTTAGAGCAAAGTGCTGAAAAGGCAGGGGCAACATTTGTGGCAATTGATAGAGCATTTGGAGACAACGGCACGGATAAAGTGCCGAATCCGGCAGATGTGCACCCGAATGTGAAAGGGTATCAGGCGATGGCCAATGCTTTCCTGGACGCCTACCAGCCAGGTTGGAAAGTGGAAGACCAGGAATTGCCGGCAGCTGACCCAAAAACGTTTGAAGAAATCATCCAAGAGCAGGAGGAAAATGGAGCTGATGAAGCAGACGGGCAGAACGACGTTTCTTCAGCAACTTCCCACAGCCAGCTGGACGATCATTATTTGGCATTGCGTGAAGCCATTCCATATGCATAA
- a CDS encoding M20 family metallopeptidase, producing the protein MIELLKDLIKIESDTKEEANKALLFCADWLKQQGQEVTVHDNEGYLMLTAIKGQGPETIVWNGHVDVVPGHADQFVPMEENGRLYGRGAADMKAGVAAMMQAFVDLEAEKLPRVVQLHIVTDEEIGGRHTSKWLVEQGFHGDFVICGEPTGLKVGLQSKGILRMDMTFKGKPAHGSRPWEGINAIESAMKYHMAIAELPFRKESTEYYEQTSVNLPIINAGDRYNVVPEICHMSYDIRFMPGQDKDEIVRQMAELAKTLNLDMEYKASGSTPALTTSEENPYIQSLKKSIQQATGEDAVLFGQHGAADTRYYALVNGGEGAIEFGPSGDDWHGNAEYVLLSSVHDYRKILVSLAFS; encoded by the coding sequence ATGATAGAATTGCTTAAGGATTTGATTAAAATTGAAAGTGATACAAAAGAAGAGGCGAACAAGGCGCTTCTTTTTTGCGCCGACTGGCTTAAACAACAGGGGCAGGAAGTAACGGTCCATGACAACGAAGGTTATTTAATGCTGACGGCAATTAAAGGCCAAGGGCCCGAAACCATTGTTTGGAACGGGCATGTCGACGTCGTTCCGGGACACGCCGACCAATTTGTTCCAATGGAAGAAAATGGTCGGCTTTACGGACGAGGGGCTGCGGATATGAAAGCCGGCGTAGCTGCCATGATGCAGGCTTTTGTCGACCTTGAGGCTGAAAAATTGCCGCGCGTTGTGCAATTGCATATTGTCACCGATGAAGAAATCGGGGGCCGCCATACATCTAAATGGCTTGTCGAACAGGGCTTCCATGGCGATTTTGTCATCTGCGGCGAACCGACGGGACTGAAGGTCGGCTTGCAGTCAAAAGGCATATTGCGCATGGATATGACGTTCAAGGGCAAACCCGCTCACGGCAGCCGGCCATGGGAAGGCATCAATGCGATTGAATCAGCGATGAAATATCATATGGCTATTGCTGAATTGCCGTTCCGTAAAGAATCCACCGAATACTATGAGCAAACTTCCGTTAACTTGCCGATCATCAATGCCGGCGACCGCTATAATGTCGTTCCGGAAATTTGCCATATGTCCTATGATATTCGGTTTATGCCGGGACAGGACAAAGACGAAATCGTCCGGCAGATGGCGGAACTCGCAAAAACCTTGAATCTCGATATGGAATACAAAGCAAGCGGCTCCACGCCTGCACTGACTACTTCGGAAGAAAATCCATACATTCAATCCCTGAAGAAATCCATTCAGCAGGCAACAGGGGAAGATGCCGTGCTTTTCGGTCAACATGGAGCCGCTGATACCCGTTATTATGCACTGGTGAACGGCGGCGAAGGAGCCATTGAATTTGGTCCTTCCGGGGACGATTGGCATGGGAACGCTGAATATGTGCTTCTTTCAAGTGTCCACGATTACCGTAAAATCCTTGTTTCATTGGCCTTTTCATAA
- the thiT gene encoding energy-coupled thiamine transporter ThiT: MRNLRVLLMVEIAIFGALGYVLDFVAFKMPQGGSVSLVMIPIVLMAFRRGVLAGVLTGLLVGLLQIVTGVISVTPLSFGFVVLQVLLDYLLAYGVVGLAGLMRRRYLQASHEHRTGGMIAAVVIGLFIGSVLRYVVHVVTGILFFGMFAEGNVLIYSAVYNATYMIPVFLVAAVVCSTLFATAPKLVDTKA; this comes from the coding sequence ATGAGAAATTTACGAGTTTTACTGATGGTGGAAATCGCTATTTTCGGAGCGTTGGGATACGTGCTGGATTTTGTGGCATTCAAAATGCCGCAAGGCGGTTCAGTGAGTTTGGTAATGATTCCGATCGTCTTGATGGCGTTTCGCAGAGGTGTTTTAGCCGGTGTGTTAACCGGTCTGCTGGTTGGCCTGCTGCAAATCGTCACCGGCGTCATTTCGGTTACGCCGCTGTCGTTTGGATTTGTCGTATTGCAGGTCTTGTTGGATTACCTATTGGCATACGGTGTAGTTGGGCTTGCCGGCCTCATGCGCAGAAGGTACTTGCAGGCTTCGCATGAACACCGGACAGGCGGCATGATTGCGGCAGTAGTGATTGGGCTGTTTATCGGCTCCGTTCTGCGTTATGTGGTCCACGTCGTTACCGGAATTCTTTTTTTCGGCATGTTTGCAGAAGGCAATGTATTGATCTATTCAGCAGTTTACAATGCCACTTATATGATTCCGGTATTTTTGGTCGCCGCGGTTGTGTGTTCCACACTCTTCGCAACGGCACCTAAACTGGTGGATACAAAAGCGTAA
- the map gene encoding type I methionyl aminopeptidase, with the protein MIATTEKDIEMLKKAGRMVAEIRDAMKAATKPGVTTKELDEIGGRMFKEMGGVSGPKSEYDFPGYTCISVNEEVAHGMPGKRVINEGDMVNIDVSGSYEGYFADTGISFVVGDGYPEKEKLCEVAASSFERAMTKVKAGAKLNQIGKAVEREAKQQGLFVIKNLTGHGIGKSLHEAPQHILNYYDAWETTILKEGMVLAVEPFISQKSEHIVESGDGWTFITPDQSLVAQIEHTVLVTKGEPVLLTKID; encoded by the coding sequence ATGATTGCCACTACAGAAAAAGATATTGAAATGCTAAAAAAAGCGGGCCGCATGGTCGCTGAAATCCGTGACGCTATGAAAGCTGCTACAAAGCCCGGCGTTACAACGAAAGAACTTGATGAGATTGGCGGACGCATGTTCAAGGAAATGGGCGGCGTGTCCGGACCGAAATCAGAATACGATTTCCCAGGGTATACATGCATCAGCGTAAATGAAGAAGTCGCCCACGGCATGCCGGGGAAACGGGTAATTAACGAGGGCGATATGGTCAACATTGATGTATCCGGCTCGTACGAAGGATATTTTGCCGATACCGGCATTTCGTTTGTTGTCGGGGACGGCTATCCGGAAAAAGAAAAACTTTGCGAAGTTGCCGCTTCTTCGTTTGAGCGTGCGATGACAAAAGTGAAAGCTGGCGCAAAGTTAAACCAGATCGGCAAAGCGGTTGAGCGCGAAGCGAAACAGCAAGGATTGTTCGTTATTAAAAACTTGACGGGCCACGGAATTGGAAAATCTCTTCACGAAGCGCCTCAACATATTTTAAATTATTACGATGCGTGGGAAACAACAATCTTAAAAGAAGGAATGGTTCTGGCAGTAGAACCGTTTATTTCCCAGAAATCCGAACATATTGTGGAATCAGGAGACGGCTGGACGTTCATCACACCGGATCAGTCACTGGTCGCGCAAATTGAACACACGGTACTGGTCACAAAAGGCGAACCGGTATTATTGACGAAAATAGATTAA
- a CDS encoding tryptophan-rich sensory protein: MFRILLMTIAFIAIIVVNAMANILPINGQTTGEISNRLPVMFTPAGYVFSIWSVIYILLAIWIIGFWVRLKKGQIPPLKITAFFVLSALFNISWLLLWHYEFFGWSIAAMIGYLLALIGLYLQYSNEERGLFERLPVAVNMGWISVATIANISFVLTYYNWSGWGLSDQLWTVIMLTVATALALHIRFHHSDIPYALVFIWAFIGIAVKHQMDELLVTTASLFLAGVILTGILLIKKRP, translated from the coding sequence ATGTTTAGGATACTGTTGATGACTATTGCTTTTATAGCCATCATTGTAGTAAACGCTATGGCCAATATCCTGCCAATAAATGGACAGACAACTGGAGAAATTTCCAATCGTCTCCCGGTCATGTTTACACCCGCTGGTTATGTATTTTCAATCTGGTCAGTTATTTACATCTTGCTGGCTATATGGATTATCGGTTTTTGGGTCCGTCTGAAAAAAGGACAAATTCCCCCATTAAAAATCACCGCATTCTTTGTATTAAGCGCATTGTTCAATATTAGCTGGCTGCTTCTTTGGCATTACGAATTCTTCGGCTGGTCAATCGCAGCGATGATTGGGTATTTGCTGGCGTTGATTGGGCTTTATCTTCAATATAGCAATGAAGAACGCGGTCTTTTTGAACGTTTACCTGTAGCCGTCAATATGGGATGGATCAGTGTGGCTACAATTGCCAATATCAGTTTTGTCCTTACCTACTATAACTGGAGCGGCTGGGGACTGAGCGATCAGCTATGGACGGTTATCATGTTGACTGTCGCAACTGCACTTGCACTTCATATTCGATTCCATCATTCCGACATCCCTTATGCCCTTGTGTTCATCTGGGCATTTATCGGCATTGCAGTTAAGCATCAAATGGATGAGCTGCTCGTTACGACAGCGTCCTTATTTTTAGCAGGTGTTATATTAACCGGAATATTGCTCATCAAAAAAAGACCCTGA
- a CDS encoding M3 family oligoendopeptidase, whose translation MTVKFPEVWDLEVLFPGGSNSKELRLHIEKTNSDLAELEALAKNFQVPASEKDEAAIVAMLETVKGIMQQLNQAGSFIGCLQAQNTEDKKAAILQSEDAVLNARFQTALQAIQQQLAKTEENVWTALLESESLKEFSFVLNEWREEANMLLSEKEENIITSLSTEGYHGWSQLYDMLVGDIKIKMNISGEEKDLSVGQANNLSSDPDAAIRQQSYEKLEAAWTDKEEFFAKTLNSIAGFRLEVYKKRGWDSVLQEPLHMNRMKQETLDAMWGAISKNKQPFVDYLNKKGKMLGKDGLDWFDVDAPVTESTQQYAYQEGAEFILEHFGKFGPELQKFAVQAFEKGWIEAEDRPNKRPGGFCTSLPMTEESRIFMTYSGSMSNVATLAHELGHAFHSHAMQPVHPLNRSYAMNVAETASTFAEMIVADAAVKNAQSKEEKLALLEDKLQRSVAFFMNIHSRFLFETRFYEERKNGVVSAERLNELMEEAQQEGFAGGLTSTHPHFWASKLHFYITDVPFYNFPYTFGYLFSLSIYAKALEEGSQFEEKYMALLRDTAIMTAEDLAMKHLGEDITQQAFWEKGIALCVKDAEDFNALVSSVG comes from the coding sequence ATGACGGTGAAATTTCCGGAAGTATGGGATTTGGAAGTTCTTTTTCCAGGGGGAAGCAACTCAAAAGAATTGCGTTTACATATTGAAAAGACAAACTCTGATTTAGCGGAACTTGAAGCGCTGGCTAAAAACTTTCAAGTACCGGCATCAGAGAAAGACGAGGCAGCCATTGTAGCTATGCTGGAGACAGTCAAAGGCATCATGCAGCAATTGAACCAGGCGGGCTCATTCATCGGGTGCCTCCAGGCTCAAAATACCGAAGATAAAAAAGCAGCGATTCTGCAAAGTGAAGACGCTGTATTAAATGCCCGTTTTCAGACGGCTCTTCAGGCGATCCAGCAGCAATTGGCCAAGACGGAAGAAAATGTGTGGACGGCACTTTTAGAATCGGAATCATTAAAAGAATTCAGTTTTGTGTTGAATGAATGGCGAGAAGAAGCAAATATGCTGCTTTCCGAAAAAGAAGAAAACATCATTACTTCGCTTAGTACCGAGGGCTACCATGGGTGGAGCCAACTGTATGACATGCTGGTGGGCGATATCAAAATCAAGATGAACATCAGCGGGGAAGAAAAAGATCTTTCTGTCGGCCAAGCCAATAACTTAAGCTCAGATCCGGATGCAGCCATCCGCCAACAGTCCTATGAAAAACTGGAAGCGGCATGGACGGACAAAGAAGAGTTTTTTGCCAAGACTCTAAATTCAATTGCAGGATTCCGATTGGAAGTCTATAAAAAACGCGGCTGGGACAGCGTTCTTCAAGAACCGCTTCATATGAACCGCATGAAGCAGGAAACCTTGGATGCGATGTGGGGAGCCATCAGCAAAAACAAACAGCCTTTTGTTGATTATTTGAATAAAAAAGGCAAGATGCTTGGAAAAGATGGGCTGGATTGGTTTGATGTGGATGCACCGGTAACGGAAAGTACGCAACAATATGCGTATCAGGAAGGTGCGGAATTCATCCTTGAGCATTTCGGGAAGTTTGGTCCGGAACTGCAAAAGTTTGCAGTCCAAGCATTTGAAAAAGGCTGGATTGAAGCGGAAGACCGGCCGAACAAACGCCCAGGCGGATTCTGTACGAGTTTGCCGATGACCGAAGAATCAAGGATTTTCATGACTTACAGCGGCTCAATGTCAAACGTTGCCACATTGGCGCATGAACTAGGCCATGCTTTCCACAGCCATGCCATGCAGCCGGTTCATCCACTAAACCGCTCATATGCGATGAATGTTGCAGAAACGGCTTCAACTTTTGCAGAAATGATCGTCGCGGATGCGGCCGTTAAAAATGCGCAGTCTAAAGAAGAGAAGTTAGCGCTTCTTGAAGATAAATTGCAGCGGAGCGTCGCTTTCTTCATGAACATCCATTCCCGCTTCCTGTTTGAAACGCGTTTTTATGAAGAACGCAAAAACGGGGTAGTATCGGCTGAACGCTTAAACGAATTGATGGAAGAAGCGCAGCAAGAAGGGTTTGCAGGGGGATTAACATCCACCCATCCGCATTTCTGGGCATCCAAATTGCATTTTTATATCACCGATGTCCCGTTTTACAATTTCCCGTATACGTTCGGTTATTTATTCTCCTTGAGCATCTATGCAAAAGCATTGGAAGAAGGCAGCCAATTTGAAGAAAAATATATGGCACTTCTGCGCGATACGGCTATTATGACAGCTGAAGACCTGGCGATGAAGCATTTGGGCGAAGACATCACACAACAGGCGTTCTGGGAAAAAGGAATCGCGCTTTGTGTGAAAGATGCTGAAGATTTTAACGCGCTAGTTTCCTCAGTGGGATGA
- a CDS encoding GNAT family N-acetyltransferase, producing MNLLFEGRTCYIRNLTVDDAEEMVQLLSRNRDYWAIYEPRHQDSYFTAMVQREKIRESIYQARENREYSFGIFEHESNNMIGHISIYGIKRLPFLSALVGYSIDEACIGKGIATEAVGLVTAFGFEQLRLHRIEAYVSPRNTGSIRVLEKSKYQKEGLLREFLYINGVWEDHFQYAILESEF from the coding sequence ATGAATTTACTATTCGAAGGGCGTACATGTTATATTCGGAATTTAACAGTGGATGATGCGGAAGAGATGGTGCAATTACTGTCGCGCAATCGGGATTATTGGGCTATTTATGAGCCCCGCCATCAAGATAGTTATTTCACAGCCATGGTCCAGCGTGAAAAGATAAGGGAATCAATCTATCAGGCGAGAGAAAACCGCGAGTACAGCTTTGGGATTTTTGAGCACGAGTCCAATAATATGATTGGGCATATTTCAATCTACGGCATTAAGCGACTTCCCTTTCTCAGTGCACTGGTTGGCTATTCCATTGATGAAGCCTGCATCGGAAAAGGGATTGCGACGGAAGCAGTAGGGCTTGTGACAGCATTCGGCTTTGAACAGCTCCGGCTGCACCGGATTGAAGCATACGTGTCTCCGAGAAATACAGGTTCGATTCGCGTGCTCGAAAAATCGAAATATCAAAAAGAGGGGCTGCTGCGCGAGTTTCTCTATATTAACGGGGTATGGGAAGATCATTTCCAATACGCCATCCTGGAAAGTGAATTTTGA
- a CDS encoding DinB family protein: MDRQRLFSYHQWATLECLRHVQSLGKELYRREGQNSFASIEKTMEHVIGVEKLWLMRMAATENPAFEYFDVETSEKAIEAFMLLHAEMELYMSSLTEEQWLEKLTFKNMRGDEFENSREEMLFTVINHGTYHRGQVTSFLRQFGKEGIALDYLYFKK, translated from the coding sequence ATGGATAGACAAAGATTGTTTTCCTATCATCAATGGGCCACTCTGGAATGCCTTCGGCACGTCCAATCGCTGGGCAAGGAACTTTACCGGAGAGAAGGGCAGAATTCTTTCGCTTCCATCGAAAAAACGATGGAACACGTCATCGGCGTCGAAAAACTGTGGCTGATGCGGATGGCCGCAACCGAAAATCCGGCATTTGAATACTTCGATGTCGAAACATCAGAAAAAGCCATCGAAGCGTTTATGCTGCTGCATGCAGAAATGGAATTGTATATGTCTTCACTGACGGAAGAGCAATGGCTGGAGAAGCTGACGTTTAAAAATATGCGCGGCGATGAATTCGAGAACTCGCGCGAAGAAATGCTTTTCACGGTTATCAATCATGGCACTTACCACAGAGGACAAGTTACTTCGTTCCTGCGCCAATTTGGCAAAGAGGGAATTGCACTTGATTATCTTTATTTTAAAAAATAA